In one window of Solanum pennellii chromosome 2, SPENNV200 DNA:
- the LOC107009932 gene encoding zinc finger CCCH domain-containing protein 6-like: MEAIEAPNCLSYISFPKEIFYVKHYRKKDFPSEVGSISQQQSHQSKNKSSFVRRDCLKKSEDRLSSKSLAIWKCPPKFHLNEKWLVVAGEESQEASKQEYRKRRVIEAVFPNKFAVPPNQTPVVRTISIEEEEPTHDLTVLVATAVAALQEQGSLIDANLLVRLLLNLMNERGMDTNVVSLNAAHAGFAKSVPLKMTKPDIRENKSITYSTSKLDLENIKKLIRKYGVPYNAGGEISELVSRYVPTTLQPKLTLSPNVGPSSSMTSHKDINNYCNSLIKQRGEKLSRWLMKAYKNQFRAA; this comes from the exons AGCTATCGAGGCACCTAATTGCTTGAGTTACATTTCATTTCCCAAGGAGATATTCTAT GTAAAACATTATCGAAAAAAGGATTTCCCATCAGAAGTTGGGAGCATATCTCAACAACAGTCACATCAAAGCAAAAACAAATCATCATTTGTAAGAAGAGATTGCTTGAAGAAGTCAGAAGATAGACTTTCTTCCAAATCTTTGGCTATATGGAAATGCCCTCCCAAG TTCCATTTGAATGAGAAATGGCTAGTGGTTGCTGGTGAAGAGAGTCAAGAAGCCAGTAAGCAGGAGTATAGGAAAAGGAGGGTGATTGAGGCGGTTTTCCCTAACAAGTTTGCAGTTCCTCCAAA TCAAACTCCAGTAGTCAGAACCATTTctatagaagaagaagaaccaaCTCATGATCTGACAGTTCTTGTAGCCACAGCTGTAGCTGCTCTTCAAGAGCAGGGTAGTCTGATTGATGCCAACTTATTGGTTAGGCTTCTCCTAAACTTGATGAATGAACGTGGCATGGATACCAATGTTGTTTCTCTCAATGCTGCCCATGCAGGATTTGCAAAATCTGTGCCCTTGAAAATGACTAAGCCTGACATCAGAGAGAATAAGTCAATAACATATTCCACTTCAAAGCTTGATCTCGAAAATATCAAGAAACTCATTAGAAAATATGGAGTACCTTACAATGCAGGAGGAGAAATTTCTGAGTTGGTTTCCAGATATGTTCCTACCACCTTGCAGCCTAAGTTGACTCTTTCACCAAATGTTGGGCCTTCCTCCTCGATGACTAGTCACAAGGATATCAACAATTACTGCAATTCCCTTATCAAGCAACGTGGAGAAAAACTGAGTCGATGGTTGATGAAAGCTTACAAAAACCAATTCCGTGCAGCTTGA